From Deinococcus betulae, the proteins below share one genomic window:
- a CDS encoding phosphatidylserine decarboxylase has translation MRARFALPLLAAAAAGWYLRSVYRFRDPVRLPPPDAGAVLSPADGVVCFVRRVEGGLVTGEAAVEAAALLGIAVGDGWLLGFFVGPLDVHYAYQPVTGQLLHASHTGARVNVPLLGLGEALGLLTGRPADLLARRGTLENERMTAVTRTAHGDVTLTLVAPGAGLHGTSFVRAGDEARAGHKAAFLAEGGLALLHLPAGYTPAVNVGDRVQGAQSVAARQG, from the coding sequence ATGCGCGCGCGCTTCGCCCTGCCCCTGCTGGCCGCCGCTGCGGCTGGGTGGTACCTCCGCAGCGTCTACCGTTTTCGTGACCCGGTGCGGCTCCCGCCCCCTGACGCTGGTGCTGTGCTCAGCCCAGCCGATGGGGTGGTCTGCTTTGTCCGGCGGGTAGAGGGCGGCCTCGTCACGGGCGAAGCCGCTGTGGAAGCGGCGGCCCTGCTCGGCATAGCAGTAGGCGACGGATGGCTGCTGGGCTTCTTTGTAGGGCCGCTGGACGTTCATTACGCCTACCAGCCGGTCACTGGTCAGCTCCTTCACGCCAGCCACACGGGCGCGCGGGTGAATGTGCCGCTGCTGGGTCTGGGTGAGGCCCTGGGACTCCTGACTGGCCGCCCGGCTGACCTGCTGGCCCGGCGCGGGACGCTGGAAAACGAACGGATGACCGCTGTCACCCGTACCGCCCACGGCGACGTGACGCTGACCCTGGTGGCCCCAGGCGCAGGGCTGCACGGCACGTCTTTTGTGCGCGCAGGGGACGAGGCGAGGGCTGGACACAAAGCCGCGTTTCTGGCTGAAGGCGGGCTGGCGCTGCTCCACCTCCCGGCTGGGTACACGCCTGCCGTCAACGTGGGCGACCGGGTCCAGGGCGCCCAGAGCGTGGCGGCGCGGCAAGGCTAA
- a CDS encoding NAD(P)/FAD-dependent oxidoreductase translates to MDLRSGRAFWPLTNGLMHTYPPLLDHEQADVLVIGAGITGALLADALSAAGLDTVVLDRRDAGFGSTSASTALLQYEIDTNLVDLSAMIGQPDAERAYALCRDAIDRVRDLTAGLPDDCGFRARGSLYYASRRRDARLLREEHAARTRAGLTVEYLDARDLKARFGIDAPAALYSTDGAEVDPYRLAQHLLQRALGRGARVYDRTTVTRLDEDRRLFTAHTDRGARVQARWVVVATGYEAETFLGRRLAQLKNSYALATEPIAQTDGEPWPEGCLIWETARPYLYARTTADGRVVVGGEDDAHHNPARRDRALAAKQRRLERRLERLLPHLKPEVAFAWAGTFGETKDGLAYIGPKAPGERLLFALGYGGNGITYSVQAARLLTACIQGHAEDDLRIFRLDR, encoded by the coding sequence GTGGACCTTCGCAGTGGACGCGCCTTCTGGCCCCTGACCAACGGACTGATGCACACCTACCCGCCCCTGCTGGACCATGAGCAGGCAGACGTGCTGGTCATCGGGGCCGGCATTACCGGCGCCCTGCTGGCCGACGCCCTGAGTGCCGCTGGGCTCGATACGGTGGTGCTGGACCGCCGCGACGCTGGCTTTGGCAGCACCAGCGCCAGCACGGCCCTGCTGCAATACGAGATCGACACCAACCTCGTGGACCTGAGCGCCATGATTGGTCAGCCTGACGCTGAACGCGCCTACGCCCTGTGCCGGGACGCCATTGACCGGGTGCGTGACCTGACCGCTGGGCTGCCCGACGATTGCGGGTTCAGGGCGCGGGGCAGCCTGTATTACGCCAGTCGCCGCCGAGACGCCCGGCTGCTGCGAGAAGAACATGCGGCCCGCACCCGCGCTGGCCTGACCGTCGAGTATCTGGACGCCCGCGACCTCAAAGCCCGCTTTGGGATTGACGCCCCAGCAGCGCTGTACAGCACCGACGGCGCCGAGGTGGACCCCTACCGCCTGGCGCAGCATCTGCTTCAACGGGCGCTGGGCCGGGGCGCACGGGTTTATGACCGGACGACGGTGACGCGCCTGGACGAGGACCGCCGCCTCTTCACGGCCCACACCGACCGGGGCGCACGGGTGCAGGCCCGCTGGGTGGTCGTGGCGACCGGCTACGAGGCAGAAACCTTCCTGGGGCGGCGCCTGGCGCAGTTGAAAAATTCCTATGCCCTGGCCACCGAGCCGATTGCCCAGACGGACGGCGAGCCGTGGCCTGAGGGCTGTCTGATCTGGGAAACGGCCCGCCCGTACCTGTATGCCCGCACCACCGCCGACGGCCGCGTGGTCGTGGGCGGCGAGGACGATGCCCACCATAACCCGGCCCGCCGGGACCGCGCCCTGGCGGCCAAGCAGCGGCGCCTGGAACGCCGCCTGGAAAGGCTGCTGCCTCACCTGAAGCCTGAAGTGGCTTTTGCCTGGGCGGGTACCTTCGGTGAGACCAAAGACGGCCTCGCTTATATCGGGCCAAAGGCGCCCGGAGAGAGGCTGCTGTTTGCCCTGGGGTACGGCGGCAACGGCATTACCTACTCGGTGCAGGCCGCGCGTCTGCTCACCGCCTGCATTCAGGGCCACGCCGAAGACGACCTGCGGATTTTCCGCCTGGACCGGTGA
- a CDS encoding dihydroorotase, whose translation MTITITNIKRVGSGATETVTIENGVIKGWNLPEEGQVLDGQGGTLAPALIELHAHLREPGQTEKEDLASGLAAAAAGGYGTVVSMPNTSPVVDDPAIVRTLIEKAAGLGFARLKPAAALTKGQQGETLAELSYLKSAGAAMFTDDGRTNENARTLRLGLETAGSLGLMVSVHAEDASLRADGVMNEGPVSEALGLPGNPAAAEAARVARDIEIVAELHAQGRPARLHIQHLSTARALDLVRGAKARGLPVTCEVCPHHLTLTDEALRSFDAIYKVAPPLRTQADADALLGGLKDGSVDCLATDHAPHTRAEKERDLLDAPSGIAYIELAFPLMYTRFADTLGLQNLLDLFTVAPARLMGWTEPSLEAGAPADLVVLDLDTERTVNPAEFKSKAKFTPWAGEALKGWPLLTVVDGRVAYQRS comes from the coding sequence ATGACCATCACCATTACCAACATCAAGCGCGTCGGTTCGGGCGCCACCGAAACGGTCACCATCGAAAACGGCGTCATCAAGGGCTGGAACCTACCCGAAGAGGGGCAGGTGCTGGACGGCCAGGGCGGCACCCTGGCCCCGGCCCTGATTGAACTGCACGCCCACCTGCGTGAACCCGGCCAGACCGAGAAAGAAGACCTGGCGTCAGGCCTGGCCGCAGCGGCGGCGGGCGGCTACGGCACCGTAGTCTCGATGCCCAACACCAGCCCCGTCGTAGATGACCCGGCCATTGTTCGCACGCTGATCGAGAAGGCGGCAGGCCTGGGTTTTGCGCGCTTGAAACCGGCCGCCGCCCTGACCAAGGGCCAGCAGGGCGAGACCCTGGCAGAGCTGAGCTACCTGAAATCCGCTGGGGCCGCCATGTTCACCGACGACGGGCGCACCAACGAGAACGCCCGCACCCTGCGCCTGGGCCTAGAAACGGCGGGCAGCCTGGGCCTGATGGTCTCTGTTCATGCCGAGGACGCCTCGCTGCGCGCTGACGGTGTGATGAATGAGGGGCCCGTCAGCGAGGCGCTGGGTCTGCCCGGCAACCCGGCGGCAGCCGAGGCCGCGCGCGTGGCCCGCGACATCGAGATTGTGGCGGAGTTGCATGCGCAGGGCCGCCCGGCGCGGCTGCACATTCAGCACCTGTCCACCGCCCGCGCCCTGGACCTGGTGCGCGGGGCCAAAGCGCGCGGCCTGCCCGTGACCTGCGAGGTCTGCCCCCACCACCTCACCCTGACGGACGAGGCGCTGCGCTCCTTTGACGCCATTTACAAGGTGGCCCCGCCCCTGCGCACCCAGGCCGACGCGGACGCCCTGCTGGGCGGCCTGAAAGACGGCAGCGTGGACTGCCTGGCCACTGACCACGCGCCCCACACCCGCGCCGAGAAGGAACGGGACCTGCTGGACGCCCCCAGCGGCATCGCCTACATCGAGCTGGCGTTTCCGCTGATGTACACCCGGTTTGCTGACACGCTGGGCCTGCAAAATCTACTGGACCTGTTCACTGTGGCCCCCGCCCGCCTGATGGGCTGGACCGAGCCGAGCCTGGAAGCCGGCGCCCCCGCCGACCTGGTCGTGCTGGACCTGGACACCGAGCGCACGGTGAACCCAGCCGAATTCAAGAGCAAAGCCAAATTCACCCCCTGGGCCGGCGAAGCCTTGAAGGGCTGGCCGCTGCTGACCGTGGTGGACGGCAGGGTGGCCTACCAGCGAAGCTGA
- a CDS encoding aspartate carbamoyltransferase catalytic subunit, which translates to MNAPVSMGPRPRNLLDFQDWTPERLTAILDNADTMLQVLDRPVKKVPALQGLTVCNAFFENSTRTRTSFELAARRMSADVLTFAAGASSVNKGESLRDTLEVLTSYKVDAYIVRHHASGAAHLVAKYSGKPVINAGDGRRAHPTQALLDAYTVRQEFGSLEGKTVAILGDVRHSRVARSNAELLPKLGAKVVLCGPATLLPAGLAALPGVTLTTDPREAVRGAHAVMALRLQRERMTGGFLGSLQEYADTYQVNERLMQEAESGAVVLHPGPMNRDLEISGEAADGPRSRILKQVENGQAIRMSVLYHLLVGRE; encoded by the coding sequence ATGAACGCGCCCGTGAGCATGGGGCCGCGCCCCCGCAACCTGCTGGACTTTCAGGACTGGACCCCCGAACGCCTGACGGCCATCCTCGACAACGCCGACACCATGCTGCAGGTGCTGGACCGCCCGGTGAAGAAGGTTCCGGCGCTGCAAGGCCTGACCGTCTGCAACGCCTTTTTCGAGAACTCCACCCGCACCCGCACCTCCTTTGAACTGGCCGCCCGCCGCATGAGCGCCGACGTGCTGACCTTTGCCGCCGGGGCCAGCAGCGTGAACAAGGGCGAGAGCCTGCGCGACACCTTAGAAGTGCTGACCTCGTACAAGGTGGACGCCTATATCGTGCGGCACCACGCTTCGGGGGCGGCGCACCTGGTGGCCAAATACAGCGGCAAGCCCGTGATTAACGCCGGGGACGGCCGCCGCGCCCATCCCACCCAAGCGCTGCTGGACGCCTACACCGTGCGCCAGGAATTTGGCAGCCTGGAAGGCAAAACGGTCGCCATTCTGGGCGACGTGCGTCACAGCCGCGTGGCGCGCAGCAACGCCGAACTGCTGCCCAAACTGGGCGCCAAGGTCGTGCTGTGTGGCCCGGCGACCTTACTGCCTGCTGGGCTGGCAGCCCTGCCTGGCGTCACCCTGACCACTGACCCGCGCGAGGCGGTGCGCGGCGCCCACGCCGTCATGGCCCTGCGCCTGCAACGCGAGCGCATGACGGGCGGCTTTCTGGGCAGCCTTCAGGAGTACGCCGACACCTACCAGGTGAATGAACGGCTGATGCAGGAGGCCGAGAGCGGCGCGGTGGTCCTGCACCCCGGCCCCATGAACCGCGACCTGGAAATCAGCGGTGAGGCGGCCGACGGCCCGCGCAGCCGGATTCTGAAACAGGTGGAAAACGGTCAGGCGATCCGCATGAGCGTGCTGTATCACCTGCTGGTGGGCCGGGAGTAA
- a CDS encoding Hsp20/alpha crystallin family protein — protein MMRFDPFREIEELTQRLDRTFGQASAAPTRFAPPVDVHEDEQGLELTLDLPGVTPEALQIEAENQTLTVQATRAYERKEGRTAHRVERAHGTLARTFSVPPKYDLTKVEAELNHGTLTLRVPRSEAAQKRTVTVRTGKVLEQDTSASA, from the coding sequence ATGATGCGATTTGACCCTTTCCGTGAGATTGAAGAATTGACCCAGCGCCTGGACCGCACATTTGGCCAGGCCAGTGCCGCCCCCACCCGCTTTGCTCCTCCCGTTGACGTTCATGAGGACGAGCAGGGCCTGGAACTTACCCTTGACCTGCCCGGCGTGACGCCCGAGGCCCTTCAGATTGAGGCCGAGAACCAGACCCTGACCGTGCAGGCCACCCGCGCCTACGAGCGCAAGGAAGGCCGCACCGCTCACCGCGTCGAGCGCGCCCACGGCACCCTGGCCCGCACCTTCAGCGTGCCGCCCAAGTACGACCTGACCAAGGTCGAAGCCGAGCTGAATCACGGCACCCTGACCCTCCGCGTGCCCCGCAGCGAGGCCGCGCAGAAGCGCACGGTGACAGTCCGCACCGGCAAGGTGCTGGAGCAGGACACCAGCGCCAGCGCGTAA
- a CDS encoding IclR family transcriptional regulator has translation MTPPATLSAPRPAVQGTDVPTLERPLFVLTFFTPQQPQWSLSNLARASGLPKASCLRALRVLEKYDLLVREGDRYRLGSGFIAMKAHAQQHAPPLNVALPHLAHLAEQTGLQVSWAVLDNEQTLYTEVLPLAGSGLAPGDRRALLGDASGRLLLAFAERTLRERVFAGAAALDHAERATLDTLDSVSRRTWLSAPVARDHLEGAVQVAAPAFRAGGRLAAALALTWPAAPSTWAGAHDTVQHLVNTAQKVSRDLGYERAWVTDTTFFLQVLTRLSMPALSDLPRPE, from the coding sequence GTGACGCCCCCCGCAACCCTCAGTGCCCCCCGCCCGGCCGTGCAGGGCACCGACGTGCCGACACTGGAGCGGCCCCTCTTCGTGCTGACGTTTTTCACGCCGCAGCAGCCGCAGTGGTCTCTGTCGAATCTGGCGCGGGCCAGTGGGCTGCCCAAGGCCAGCTGCCTGCGGGCGCTGCGGGTGCTGGAAAAATACGACCTGCTAGTGCGTGAGGGCGACCGCTACCGCCTGGGCAGCGGCTTTATCGCCATGAAAGCCCACGCCCAGCAGCACGCGCCTCCCCTGAATGTGGCGCTGCCGCACCTGGCCCACCTGGCCGAGCAGACCGGGCTGCAGGTGTCGTGGGCTGTGCTGGACAACGAACAGACCCTCTACACCGAGGTGCTGCCCCTGGCCGGGTCAGGGCTGGCGCCGGGGGACCGGCGTGCGCTGCTGGGGGACGCTTCAGGGCGTCTGCTGCTGGCCTTTGCCGAGCGCACCCTGCGCGAGCGGGTTTTTGCCGGGGCCGCCGCACTGGACCACGCCGAGCGCGCCACCCTGGACACCCTGGACAGCGTGAGCCGCCGCACCTGGCTCTCGGCGCCGGTGGCGCGTGACCACCTGGAGGGCGCGGTGCAGGTGGCCGCCCCCGCCTTCCGCGCCGGCGGACGCCTGGCGGCGGCCCTGGCCCTGACCTGGCCCGCCGCCCCCAGCACCTGGGCTGGTGCACACGACACCGTGCAGCATCTGGTGAACACCGCCCAGAAGGTTTCGCGCGATCTAGGATACGAACGGGCCTGGGTCACGGACACCACCTTCTTCCTTCAGGTGCTCACGCGGCTGTCCATGCCGGCCCTGTCTGACCTTCCCCGCCCAGAGTAG
- the pyrR gene encoding bifunctional pyr operon transcriptional regulator/uracil phosphoribosyltransferase PyrR, translating to MTPKATILTSDEVRRALTRIAHEIIERNKGAQQLALIGVHTRGIPLAARLAQKLSELEGVDVPTGMLDITLYRDDLSEVAQQPIIRETQVPFDLRDRRVVLVDDVLYTGRTVRAALDALIDLGRPAGIQLAVLVDRGHRELPIRADYVGKNLPTAANEVVKVKVQETDGVDSVELWDLEALR from the coding sequence ATGACGCCCAAGGCCACGATTCTGACCTCGGACGAGGTGCGCCGCGCGCTGACCCGCATTGCCCACGAGATCATCGAGCGCAACAAGGGCGCGCAGCAGCTGGCGCTGATTGGCGTGCATACGCGCGGCATTCCGCTGGCCGCCCGCCTGGCCCAGAAGCTGAGTGAGCTGGAAGGCGTAGACGTGCCCACCGGCATGCTGGACATCACCCTGTACCGCGACGACCTCTCGGAAGTGGCACAGCAGCCGATTATCCGCGAGACGCAGGTGCCGTTTGACCTGCGTGACCGCCGCGTGGTGCTGGTGGACGACGTGCTGTACACCGGCCGCACCGTGCGCGCCGCCCTGGACGCCCTGATTGACCTGGGCCGCCCGGCGGGCATTCAGCTGGCGGTGCTGGTGGACCGGGGCCACCGCGAACTGCCTATCCGCGCCGATTACGTGGGCAAGAACCTGCCCACCGCCGCCAACGAAGTCGTGAAGGTGAAGGTGCAGGAAACCGACGGCGTGGACAGCGTGGAGCTGTGGGACCTGGAGGCGCTGCGATGA
- a CDS encoding Gfo/Idh/MocA family protein, with protein sequence MPLKPDIDPPTPQAQRVGFALVGIGKLTAEELIPAARISEEAYIAALVTSEEDKGEAFARAFNLTERDVYSYEEFDRLAERDDVEAVYIVLPNSLHREYAVRAAQMGKHVLCEKPLSVNVEDAQAIVDACQEAGVKLMTAYRCQYTPEHWAAREAVQGGALGKVKLLDSIHVQVEDDPEAWRLKRDLAGGGPVPDVGIYCLNTLRFVLGQEPQWVFAAQHQPGGDPRFREVEESVSFMLGFPGGVIANALTSYGAYKTTTLRVLGEDGGLLMDPAFPYEGLKVQISDKAGKREPSFPDYNQFGLEFDHFARCIRQDQTPWTPGEEGVQDHVIMAAIYESARTGRVVELPKVDGQDAFRGTQPDVPKQEE encoded by the coding sequence ATGCCTCTGAAACCCGACATTGACCCTCCGACCCCCCAGGCCCAGCGCGTGGGCTTTGCGCTGGTGGGCATTGGCAAGTTGACAGCCGAGGAACTGATTCCGGCGGCCCGCATCAGCGAGGAAGCCTATATCGCCGCGCTGGTCACCAGTGAAGAGGACAAGGGCGAGGCCTTTGCCCGCGCCTTCAACCTGACTGAAAGGGACGTGTACAGCTACGAAGAGTTTGACCGTCTGGCTGAACGTGACGACGTGGAAGCCGTGTATATCGTGCTGCCCAACAGCCTGCACCGTGAGTACGCCGTGCGGGCCGCCCAGATGGGCAAGCATGTCCTGTGCGAAAAACCCCTGAGCGTGAATGTGGAAGACGCCCAGGCCATTGTGGACGCCTGCCAGGAGGCCGGGGTCAAGCTGATGACCGCCTACCGCTGTCAGTACACCCCTGAACACTGGGCAGCGCGAGAGGCGGTGCAGGGCGGCGCGCTGGGCAAAGTCAAGTTGCTCGACTCCATTCACGTTCAGGTGGAAGACGACCCCGAAGCCTGGCGCCTCAAGCGGGACTTGGCCGGCGGCGGGCCGGTCCCCGACGTGGGGATCTACTGCCTGAACACCCTGCGCTTCGTGCTGGGTCAGGAGCCCCAGTGGGTGTTTGCGGCTCAGCACCAGCCCGGCGGTGACCCGCGCTTCAGGGAAGTCGAGGAATCGGTCAGCTTCATGCTGGGCTTTCCGGGCGGCGTGATCGCCAATGCCCTGACCAGTTACGGGGCCTATAAAACCACCACCCTGCGCGTGCTGGGCGAGGACGGCGGCCTGCTGATGGACCCAGCTTTTCCCTACGAGGGGCTGAAGGTGCAGATCAGCGACAAGGCGGGCAAGCGCGAGCCGTCCTTTCCGGACTACAACCAGTTCGGGCTGGAATTTGACCACTTTGCCCGCTGCATTCGCCAGGACCAGACCCCCTGGACCCCCGGCGAGGAAGGGGTGCAGGACCACGTGATTATGGCCGCCATCTACGAGAGCGCCCGCACTGGGCGGGTGGTCGAGCTGCCGAAGGTTGACGGTCAAGACGCTTTCCGGGGCACCCAGCCCGACGTACCGAAGCAGGAAGAGTGA
- a CDS encoding tetratricopeptide repeat protein, whose translation MSDLLDQLERQVHTAQGRERLRALLALAAELWDKNPAAAVRRAKEAAALALTLQDGGAHAQALLELGRSLSRMGQYRAALDALDEAARGHEAAGDTVGLARSWMGTGTVRSSLGQLPGALEAHFTAQTLFESQGNEWYLCACLNNIGLVYHRLDDNPASLNYALRALRMATGVGNTTVRIAATNNVGNVCMALERHEEALSYQNEALHLARVHGSPYNEIVALTNLGSLQATLSQRDGALSSLRRAGELSETSDDLENQVEIYSSLGDTHRRFGDAASALDAYEQALTLVGRMGDFYLEASVQLRRGTTLLDGGQLDPAGDALHRALTLAERLHADAIASEAHKQLCALHETRQELTGALRHLREHLRLTVALNRAAAERQSAVRVIERDLERSRQVAAAQREWLEGLQLAQAGLEHHHILGPLRAELAGQALLDPRTGLPGRRVLLPALERAFEQARRGNQPLSLAVLSLDFGAEPVPAPAAARVLQDAGRQIQQLIRGGDLLTHLDGDDLALLLPGTDAEGAERLLERLRRALAARAWPDLPGLRLTLGTTVCADTARAQAEDMLDQARQQHSAGRATGRRSAAGDLSQP comes from the coding sequence ATGTCCGACCTGCTGGACCAGCTTGAGCGTCAGGTGCATACCGCTCAGGGCCGTGAGCGCCTGCGCGCGCTGCTGGCCCTGGCAGCCGAACTGTGGGACAAGAACCCGGCCGCCGCCGTGCGCCGGGCAAAGGAAGCGGCGGCCCTGGCCCTCACCTTGCAGGACGGCGGCGCCCACGCGCAGGCGCTGCTGGAACTGGGCCGCAGCCTCTCCCGCATGGGCCAGTACCGCGCCGCTCTGGACGCCCTGGACGAAGCGGCGCGCGGCCATGAGGCGGCGGGCGACACCGTGGGGCTGGCGCGCAGCTGGATGGGCACTGGCACCGTGCGCTCCAGCCTGGGCCAGCTACCCGGCGCCCTGGAAGCCCACTTCACGGCGCAGACCCTGTTTGAGTCGCAGGGCAACGAGTGGTATCTGTGCGCCTGCCTGAATAACATCGGGCTGGTGTATCACCGCCTGGACGACAACCCGGCCTCGCTGAACTACGCCCTGCGCGCGCTGCGGATGGCAACGGGTGTGGGCAACACCACCGTGCGGATTGCCGCGACCAACAACGTTGGCAACGTGTGCATGGCCTTGGAGCGCCACGAGGAAGCCCTGTCGTACCAGAACGAGGCGCTGCATCTGGCGCGCGTCCACGGCAGCCCCTACAACGAGATTGTGGCCCTGACCAATCTGGGCAGCTTGCAGGCCACCCTGAGCCAGCGGGACGGCGCCCTGAGTTCTTTGCGCCGGGCCGGCGAGCTGTCTGAAACCTCCGACGACCTGGAAAATCAGGTGGAAATCTACTCCAGCCTGGGTGACACCCACCGCCGCTTTGGCGACGCCGCCAGTGCCCTGGACGCCTATGAGCAGGCCCTGACCCTGGTGGGGCGCATGGGTGACTTCTATCTGGAAGCCAGCGTGCAGCTGCGCCGGGGCACAACCCTGCTGGACGGCGGCCAGCTGGACCCTGCCGGGGACGCCCTGCACCGCGCGCTGACCCTGGCCGAACGCCTGCACGCCGACGCGATTGCCAGCGAAGCCCACAAGCAGCTGTGCGCACTGCACGAAACGCGCCAGGAACTCACAGGGGCGCTGCGCCACCTGCGCGAACACCTGCGCCTGACGGTGGCGCTGAACCGGGCCGCCGCCGAGCGGCAAAGCGCCGTGCGGGTCATCGAGCGGGACCTGGAGCGCAGCCGACAGGTGGCGGCGGCCCAGCGCGAGTGGCTTGAGGGGCTACAGCTGGCGCAGGCGGGACTGGAACACCACCACATCCTGGGGCCACTGCGGGCCGAGCTGGCCGGCCAGGCCCTTCTGGACCCCCGCACCGGCCTGCCTGGGCGCCGCGTCCTGCTGCCGGCGCTGGAACGCGCGTTCGAGCAGGCGCGGCGCGGGAATCAGCCCCTGTCGCTGGCTGTGCTGAGCCTGGACTTCGGGGCCGAGCCGGTGCCAGCCCCAGCCGCCGCGCGGGTGCTGCAAGACGCGGGCCGTCAGATTCAGCAGCTGATTCGTGGGGGTGACCTGCTGACGCACCTGGACGGCGACGACCTTGCGCTGCTGCTGCCTGGCACTGACGCAGAGGGCGCCGAGCGGCTGCTGGAGCGGCTGCGCCGCGCGCTGGCCGCGCGGGCCTGGCCAGATCTGCCGGGCCTGCGCCTGACGCTGGGCACCACGGTGTGCGCCGACACCGCCCGCGCGCAGGCCGAGGACATGCTGGACCAGGCGCGGCAGCAACATTCCGCCGGCCGGGCCACTGGGCGCCGCTCTGCCGCGGGCGACCTGTCTCAGCCGTAG
- a CDS encoding peptidylprolyl isomerase, which yields MRSCLPFALALTGLLASCAPAATTTAQPAAPSPAPVATTPAAPATPAAPVNPAPVQSFTAVAPLSATPVRTFSAAPAQVTDPAKTYRAVLKTSRGDVTLELLPKAAPVAVNNFVFLALNHFYDGTRFHRVIDGFMAQGGDPLSADTSRQAVWGTGGPGYQFSAEVNSGLRFDRAGVLGMARAQSLNSQGSQFFITVAPADFLSGSYTVFGRVLAGQDVLDKLTRNYNNAGPIAGAAADTLLSVQILQSP from the coding sequence ATGCGTTCATGCCTTCCGTTTGCCCTGGCCCTGACGGGACTGCTCGCCTCCTGCGCGCCTGCAGCGACCACCACGGCCCAGCCGGCGGCTCCGTCGCCGGCCCCTGTAGCCACCACGCCAGCCGCACCGGCCACCCCGGCAGCGCCTGTCAACCCAGCGCCAGTTCAGAGCTTCACGGCCGTTGCGCCCCTGTCAGCCACGCCAGTCCGCACATTCAGCGCGGCGCCGGCTCAGGTCACCGACCCCGCCAAGACGTACCGCGCCGTCCTGAAAACCAGCCGGGGGGACGTGACGCTGGAACTGCTGCCCAAGGCGGCGCCGGTGGCCGTCAACAATTTTGTCTTTCTGGCGCTCAACCACTTTTACGACGGCACCCGTTTTCACCGGGTCATTGACGGCTTCATGGCCCAGGGCGGTGATCCCCTGAGCGCCGATACCAGTCGGCAAGCGGTGTGGGGCACGGGTGGCCCCGGTTACCAGTTCAGTGCCGAGGTGAATAGCGGCCTACGCTTTGACCGCGCGGGCGTGCTGGGCATGGCGCGCGCCCAGAGCCTGAATTCTCAGGGCAGCCAGTTTTTTATTACGGTGGCGCCCGCCGACTTTCTTAGCGGCAGCTACACGGTTTTTGGGCGGGTGCTGGCCGGCCAGGACGTGCTGGATAAATTGACGCGCAACTACAACAACGCTGGACCTATCGCCGGGGCCGCCGCCGACACCCTGCTGAGCGTACAGATTCTTCAGTCGCCGTAA